CATCAATGAGCCACTAGTAGCCGTTGATTTCACGGGCATTGCTGCGGTACTAGTTGCTACAGGACTACTGGTTGTAGTACTGCCAGTTGCGCTACTACCAGTTGTCGATGTTAAGGTAACTTGACTGCCGGATAGCGGGTTAGTCGGCGCTGTTTGCTGGACAGTAGGCGCAGTGGTGGTGGGTGCTGTTGTCGAATCAGTGGCCGCAAAGGCGTCTTGATTGGTCAAAATAATGCTGGCCAAAATCGTGGCCGCAATCCCAGTAATTAAGTGCCACTTTGGTGGGTTATTAGTGATAATTTTTCGCTTGTTCAAAATAATCATACTCCTTTTGATGATTGATTTAGTCATAAGCACACTAAATTAGTTAAAGTGTAGCACCATTATTTTGGCGGGTCTAGCCAGTTTGGTGGACGTCTTGTCACTTAGTTGTGAATGGCTGGATGCCGGTGCTTTTCAAAATCATGAAACAAACCGTTATTTGACGGTACTTAACGCCGATGTTGAGCTGAGTTAGAACGGATGGACATTAAGAAGTGCACGCTTTTAGCGCTGAAATGCTTGTTTTTTTAAAGTTTGGTGGTTCGCAAAGGCAAGTTGGTAAACTTGCCTAAGAATGGCGCTCAAGCCAGAGCTACCGATTAACTTGCGAGGTTGCGGTGAAATTGGTAGTCACTAAACTGCCCATCAGCGTATCAATGTGAAGACAGCGTAAAACGACCTTTCCGGATAAATTCTGGGAAGGTCGTTATAGGTTTATAAATAAGGAATTAATGACTAACGATTGACTGCTGGTGCGTGTATTGCGCCGCGTGCCGACCGGAATTGCGTCCAGAGTAGAAGGCGTAGCCAACACAGGTTCCAGGCATGTTAGGACCATACGTATCACCAGTTAGTCCAGCGGCGTCGTTGCCAGCAGCGTATAGACCGGTGATCGGCTGACCAGTAGTGTCTAAAACTTCATTATTAGTGGTTACTTTGAGACCGCCCATGGTACAAAAGGCACCAACATTGAGTTCAAAGCCGTAAAATGGACCTTGCGAAACTTTAACGAGATATTCAGGATTCTTGCCGAAATCATCGTCTTGACCATTATCACAATATTGGTTGTAAGTTTGAATGGAATGGGTGACTTGATCAACAGGTAGGTGCATTTTGGTCGCCAGTGCTTCAATCGTATTGGCTTTAAAAATAAATGGTTTATTGGCGGCCACGGCTGCATCGATTTCAGCCTGGAGTTTCGTCATTTTTTCGCCCCGCCGAACGTAAACACCTAAGCCCATGAAGTTCCCGTCCTGAGCCATTTTGTTGATCACACCTTGGTCGAGAATGCTGAATACTTGGTTTTGGGTGTAGAGCGCGTTGCCGGCGTATGAGAAGTTATAAACGACAGCTTCATCGACAAATCGTTCCCCATGTTCGTTTAGCCAGAGCAACGGTTGCTGGCCGGCCGCTGTTTCCATCTGGGAGGCCATGTACTTAAAGGAAGGTTCGCTCGGATCTTTGAGGTAACCGCCAAAGAGCATCGCCATCCCCGTGCCATATTGTTGTGCACCGGCTTGCCACGCTAGCCGAAGACCGTCACCAGTTCCTTTACCTGAACTAACTGGAATTAAGCGGCGCGTGTCATAGTGGGTCAGTTTCTGCATCATGTCGGGATTATTGAGGTAACCACCGGTAGCAAGAATGACTGCGGCCGTATTGATGACTTGGGTCTCATTAGTGGCGGCACTTTGAATCGTTACACCGGTAATTGCACCGTCAGTGGCTTGATGTAGCGTGATGGCGGTCGTGGAAGTCAGTAGTTCGACCCCCAGCTTTTGTGCTTGTGGTTGTAAAGCGTCATGTAAGACAGCTTGGCCCATTCCTTTATAAATATGCCACGTGGCTTCGCCGGCACCCATTGCTTGTACGCCTTCGTATTCGACACCTTGATCTTTAAGCCATTGCACCGTGTTGGCGCTATCGTCCAAGTAACGACGCCAGATTCGAGAATCAGCGCGATATTTAGAATAGTCGACTTCTTCTTTTAAAACGTCAGTGGCGGAAACGTTGATGTTTTGGGCCTTTTGTAAGTATGAGTCGACGGCAAAGAGACCCTCAGTGTAATTGCTGCTACCGCCAGTATGGCGTCCTTTTTCGAGTAATAACACGGACGCGCCGTGTTGTGCGGCTTCTAGGGCTGCCGCTGTTCCTGCTGCTCCGGTACCAACGACGACAATATCGTATGAATCATGTTTTGCTAACGTCATGTCAATTCCTCCAAACTGATTTGTTATCTAATGAGCATTTGACGGCTAAATTCACCATTACTATAATGAAGTAACCGCTATCACACCCTCATCATAACGGGGGTATGGTGGTTAGCAAACAGACAATTTGGTTCGGCAGGCGAATCAATCGTGCGGATGGAGTTGAAAAAATGGATCTTGACCGGCTACAGACGTTCTTAAAAGTTGTTCAGTATGGTAGTTTTCAGCAAGTGGCTGCCCGTGAATATCGTTCACAGCGGACAGTATCAAAGCAAATGACCCAGTTAGAAAATGAATTGAAAGTGACGTTATTTGAACGTGGACAGAACAGAATTCAATTGACTCCTCAGGGGCGGTTATTTTGGGCATCTGCTCAGGATATTGTGAACAACTATACGACGGCCTTGACGGAGTTACGTCAATTTAATGTTCCTACTGATCAAATCTTACGAGTCGGTTATTTCTCAGCCTTTGAGCAGCGGCTCCTATTACCGGCCTTATACGATTTAAAGCAACAGCATTCGGAGCTGCAACTCGTTGTTCGCCAAGGTAGTAACGAGCATCTGGCGCAGCAAGTAGCTGATGGTTCACTTGATTTAGCACTATCGATTAATTATGGCCGTCCCGCCGTTACTCCAGAATCACAGTTAACCGCTGTCCCAATTTATCATAATCAAATGGTGATTGGGGTGAGCCGGCTAAATCCACTGAGTCGATTGTCACAATTGCCACCGAGTGCGTTGGCGACTTTGCCCATTTTATATTACAGTCCAGAAAGCTCAACATTTTTATTAGAAAGTTTTTTGGCTAGTGCCCCGTTTATTCAAGACTATGAGCAGATTCGGCGAGTATCTAGTGCAGAACAGATGCACTTGTTAGTTGCGTTGAACCAAGCTTTGGCATTCTATCCTGCGGGGTTAGTGCCAACTAAGCATGATGAACAAGTCGCGTATTTGCCGATTACGGATGCTGCGCAACAAGGCTATGACATCGTGGCGTTATTAAAATCAAACCGGTCCCGGCCGTTGATAGCCAAATTGGTACAGCGGTTAAAGGCGAACGCGAAATCTGACGAGTAGAAGATTAACCTCACGGTGAGAAGGTACTGATACGGTGAGCTTGCTTAAGTAAAAGGACCGGCTGAGATTGCAGGCCTGTAAAAATTCAGTGACTCCGTTATAATAAAACCATTGTTCTCAAACTAATGAATTTATACAGGAAAGTGGGCCCAACATGTTTCAAGATATTCAACCACACGTTTTAAAAAATCAGAATGATCAGCAGCGGGCACCTCGGTCGGGCGATTATATCTTAATTGGTCGTCAACAACAGGTGCTTTTAATGAATGGAACCTTGCCCAAGTACGAAGATATCGATGCGGATTACGCGTTTAGCCCTGACCAGTATCAGTATTTGCTGGCTGTCGATCAGGCGGCCTTTTTCTGGGTCGATGTTGATGCGGTTGCGAATGATAACTATACCGTTGGCACCACTCGAGGGTTCCGAGACCTAACACCGGCCTGGTTGGCTTTCAGTAGTGCGACGGCTGCCCATTTGGCTTGGTGGTATGATACGAAGCGGTTCTGCGGGCATTGCGGCCAACCATTACATCCAGGCGCTACGGAACGGTCACTGGTGTGTGCAGCGTGTGGTCAGACGATTTATCCGACGATTATGCCTGCGATTATTGTTGGCGTGACGAATGGTGATAAAATTTTGATGACCAAGTTTTTATCCGGCTACAATCATTTTTCACTGATTTCAGGTTATACCGAAATTGGTGAGACCTTTGAAGATACCGTTCGCCGGGAAGTCTTTGAAGAAGTCGGCCTTGAAGTTCATAATATTCGGTACTTCGGTAGCCAACCGTGGGCGCCATCACACTCCTTACTGGCCGGCTATTTTGCGGACCTTAATGAGAACGTGGCAATTGAGCTAGAGACGGACGAACTATCGAAAGCCCAATGGTTCCAGCGTGACCAAATTCCTCATAATGATACGAACACGAGCCTGACATGGACGATGATTGAAGCATTTCGGCATCATCAGGAGAAGTAGAATTATGCTACATTATACCGAAAATTAAACGGAAGTTTTTAATAAGATAGCGTACTGAGAATTGAAAGCTAAATTCTTGGTACGCTATTTTGATGTGATGGTCGAGTCTAAGGCGACTTTCCTACAAACAACCATTATTTAAAACGATGGTAGTGACGATATAAGCAGTTATTTAGTGGGCTATGAGATCATAGCTTGAAGTCAATTAATGCTAGTGTCATAAAGTGTGGTTACTTTACAAGATGGGCTAAACTGATAATAATCAATATTAGTTATATTAATTAAAAAAGGGTGAAGCAGAATGGCACTACTTATTTCGACTGGTGTGTTAGTGGTTGTGGCAATGGTTAGTATTGTAATTAACCGTCGTTGGCTCCCACGACTATCGGTCAACTATGTGAGCATGTTTATTGGAGCGGGGATTGCGGTTATCCCGTTCTTAAATGGCCTTATCGAAAAGTTCAATTCAGATATTTTTATTGGACTGATTGTAGCACCATTATTATATTTTGAAGGCCAGAATACGCGGCTGAATTTAGTTGGTCGTCACGTACGAGAAATTGTGAGTCTTACAGTTGGCATGGTGATTTTATGTGCAGTCATGGCTGGACTCGGCACTAGCCTGCTAGCGGGTGTTGGACTACCATTAGCCTTTATCTTGGCTGCTATCAGTACACCAACTGACGCAACGGCTACTGAGTCGGTGACGATGGGCCGGGTGCTACCGCAGCGTGAACAGACTAGTTTGAAATTAGAATCATTGTTTAATGATGCTTCGGGAATCATTCTGCTAAACATGGCTATTCTGTGGTATATTAACGGTTATATTAATTATTCGCAGACCTTATGGGATTTCGTCTATGCAGCTGGTGGAGGGATTGCTTTTGGTGGCCTTGTAAGCGGCTTAATTGTTTATATTCGACAATTAATGTTGCGCTCTAAACTTAATTTTATTAATAACACGTATAATAATGGTACTCCGTTAAAAGTGATTTATTTAATGACACCATTTGTGTTGTACTTTGGTGCTGAAGCACTTGGTGTTTCCGGTATCATTGCTGTTGTATTTGCGGGATTAGTTCATAATGCTGAAGGGGAGCGGAGTGCATTAGCCAATCCTCAGCTCGCCAGTGATATTTATCAATTAATTGGCCTATTGAGCGATATTTTAAATAGTGTGGTCTTTATTGTATTGGGAATTATGTTATTGCGGACCGCGTTGGATCATTCCGTCTCTTATAATGGATCACTGATCTGGATTGTAATTGGTGTTATTTTATACGTGGCCAATCTATTAGCACGTTATGGTTACGTTCGACTTATTCATCATGTCCCTAATCGAGAAGCGTGGGTATTTGCTTTGGGGGGCATTCATGGTGCTGTGACGTTTGCGTTGGCCTTTACCGTTGCGGAAACTCAAGTTAAAACGACTGATTTCAATTTAGTCTTGATGTCTGAAAGCTTATTGATTATTTTGAGCTTATTAGTACCAACGATTGTTTTTCGCTGGCTATTGCCGAAAATTAAGACTGATACGGATGGTGCGGCCAAAATGGCGGTGATTAGAGAACAGATGATTGAAGCTGGAGTTCATGATTTGTGGCAAATGCCGATTTCACAAGAATTTAAAGCTGCGGTGACGTTTGACCTACGTTCACAGAATGGACACACGACAGTTCGACAGTTTATTTCGGAATGGCGTCGGATGGTCCAACATCCTGAATATACTGCTGATGAAATGCGTGAACTAATGGTTATTTATCGACAAGTATTTCAAACGGAACGCGATTATTTGCAGCGACAATACGATGCGACACATGCCATTAGCGAAGACTTGTTTAACCGCTTGTATCATGAAATTACGATGGCTGAGATGGTTGTTCTGGAATATGGTGTGAAGTAAGCGGGATAATCCAAGATTGGTGTGGCAAGTCGAAATATTGATTGGTGATCGTCTCAAATGTAAAGGCACCCCAATACTTATTCACTGTGAATAAGTATTGGGGTGCCTTTTTAAGACTAGAAACCTGCAATTAAATAGTTGGTAATAAATATTAAGTTGGCTGTCAGTGTTTAAATCAATAAGGGGGAATTTTTGTTGATTGCCAGAACTTGATGGGGATATTGCAAGCGAGTGTGATTAGTTGTTTGGAAAGTTCGGCAATGCCACCACTTGATTCATCCGGGGACTGATATTGTGCATGATGTCAAATATGGTCATTAGGATGTCAGTCAAAACAATGACTCGCCGGCGAGTGTCATAATAAAAATTAATGCTGGGTTGTTTAAACGTGAAAACCAACGTCTGATTGGCTGCATTGCAAGGGCTAGTTTCACCCGATTGATTGAAACCCAGAAATCAACGGATGGTCTAACTTGATTAAAGGCTTAAAATTGCATTAAAAACACTTTGTGGCAGCTTAATCGTATTTTTGGACGCGCGGCGTTTATTAGCGCTTTGCCGTCGTAGTAGGGCCGCTTTTTTGGAAATACTGTGTTGTTCGCCGTTCACCGCTGCATTTTTACGCAATGGTGGGACATCGACGCGGGCGATAACCTTACCTTCAACACGTGCTTGGACGGGTGTGGGATATAGTTGCCGTGGAACCGTCGTCTTCAGATTGGCGACCAATTGCTGCGTCATGTTGGGGGCGTCTTCACGATGGACGATGAAGGTCAACGCATCTACGGGCGCATAGTTGATATCAACTTCAACTTTGACTAGATCACTGACTTCATTAGCCATAAAGGCGGTGCTTAAACTCGCAAAGCCATGTGAGACTGATTTTAGTTCTGAGAAAAAGTGGTAGGCGATTTCTGACAAGGGTATCTTGAGACTTGCAACAATCAAGTCCCCGCTGTTTGCCAAGTCGATCAAGGTCCCTTTATGCTGTTCCGCAAGCTTTAATACGGCATTTAGATTGTCAGCAGGCATCGTGATCTCGGCTTTCATAAAGGGTTCAGTCACTTCTTTAATGAGACTGAATGCCGGAAACTGAACGGGATTATTGACGATCACTTGCTGACCATTGGTGAGTGTAACGTGGTAAGTCACATTGGGAGCCGTTGTTAGCACGTCGACCCCGTACTCATCGTGGAGTCGTTCACGAATGATTTGGAGGTGAAAGGTTCCTAGAAATCCGCAACGGAAGCCAACGCCAAGCGCCTCGGATCGTTCTTCAACATAGGTAAATGACGGGTCGTTCAAGTTCAATTTTTGAACGGCTTCCTTAAGTGCCGGATAGTCATTATTCTTAGGATATAAGCCCGCGAAGACCATTGATTTGGCTGGTTGGTAGCCGGCTAGCGGCCGCTGCGTGGGGGTGGCGACGGACGTCAGCGTATCACCAACACGGACTTTTCGTGGATCTTTAATACCAGTGACCACGTAACCGACGTCACCAGCGCTTAGCGATTCTTGGGGGTGCATTTGAGGCGCGAAGACACCAATGGCCTTGCCGTTAAAATCCTGTTGTCCTTGCATTAAGCACAGTGCTTGTTGTGATTTGAGCTGACCATCAATCAGTCGGACATAGGCAATGACACCTTGATATGGGTCATACAACGAATCAAAGACTAAAGCTTTCAGCGGCTGGTGTAAGTCGCCTTGGGGAGCTGGCAACCGCTGCTTGATGGCTTCCAAGACGGCCGGCACGCCTTGCCCGGTTTTAGCGGAGATTTGCAAGACTTGCTCGGGTGTGAAAGCTGAGTCGAGGTCGTTCAATTGGGCCAACGCAGCGTCAATATCCGCAGAGGGCAGATCAACTTTATTGAGAACTGGTATCAAGGTTAATTGACGTTGTTTGGCAATTCGGTAATTGGCAATGGTCTGCGCTTGAACGCCCTGAGTGGCGTCTACTAATAGGATGGCACCCTCGGTAGCAGCCAAGCTTTTAGCCACTTCGTAATTGAAATCAACGTGACCAGGGGTGTCAATTAAGTTATATTCATATTCTTGACCATCATCGGCCTGATAGTAATTCCGAACTGTACGTGCTTTGACAGTCACGCCATGAGCCTGTTCAACGGTCATATCGTCTAATAATTGGGCGTGCTGTTCACGCGCACTGACGGTCTGGGTCAGCGACATGATTTGATCCGCCAACGTTGATTTACCGTGATCAATGTGGGCGATGATGGCGAAGTTACGGATATGGGATTGTTTCATTTGTGCGAAAACTCCTTCAAATATTGGGTCAAGTAGTAACGAATTTGTTGTTGGGCCTCCGGTATGAGTCGAATTTCGAAGTCGGGATAATCAACGGATAATTTATGATGATTAAAGCTGGTCAAAGCCGCCATATTTATGAGCCCACTGATAATGCCACTTTGAATAATGAACAGGTGGCTAAATTGGGACTGGTCTAATAAGTGGTCTGTTTGGATAACGAGTTGTTGTCCTAAGCGTTGACTGGCGCGATACAGGGCCTCACGTTGTGTGATGGTTTCCTGCATGTTAGCTTTGCCTTCTAGGATTGGTCCACGAATGGCATTCAATCGAATCAGAACGCTATGTTCTTCAATTAATTGGCGAGTTTGGGTGGTCAGCCACGCGATAAAGTCGTCAGCTGATAGTGGTGGTTGCTGGGCTAAGTCGGTCGTGAGTTGGGTAAAGTATTGTTGATAGTCTTCCAATAAAATCGTCATGAACAAGTCTTCTTTGGTCGTGAAATAGCGAAAAGTCGCCCCCTTAGAGCTACCGACGGCTTCCGCAATTTGCTGCATGGTGATTTCGGGATAGCTCCTATGGGCAAATAAATTAATGGCAGCCGTCATGATGGCTTGACGCTTGGCTGCTTTTTGACTGGGCGTATAGATATTAGCCATGTCGGATCCTCCTAATTTAAAAATGACCGATGGTTATCTTTGAACCAGAATACGCCAAAAATAACCACGGGTCAAGATTGAAGTGGTGAGTGCTGGGCTAAGTCGGTCTTGAGTTGTGTAAAGTACCGCTGATAGTCTTCCAATAAGAGCGTCATGAACGAGTCTTCTTTGGTCGTAAACTAACAAAAGGTCGTTCCTTTTAATATTTAATTATTAAATATATGGTATTAATTATAGTTTCTATTGGAATAAGTTCGGAGTTAAAGGGAGAGCAGAGCTGCATTATTTAGTGGGATTTATCATTACAACTGGCAATGATTAGATAACTAGGCAGGTTGGGTGATTAAAAGCGCTATGTGTAGTTTGCGAATATTTTGGAAAGTGATAATCAGGCCGAATATTAATGGTGTCCATCCGGTTTATTCGGTCTAACTGTCACGTAAGCCTTCTGGATTAACAGGGGTGGATAAATGCAATAAATACGTTAAAATTTTTAACCATTATAAAATAATAATGTTATAATTATACGGTAAACAGGGGAAACAATACTGTCTGTTATCTATTGTTGATAATAAGGGTATCAGCGCGATATTAAATTTATTTTTATAATCAAACTGTGGATGAAAGGTTAACGGCTGAGCCGTTAGTCTCTAATAAAGGGCGATAATGATTAAGAAACGGTGCAAAAAGACGCCAGTACGGATCAGAAGTCCAAAATAGCCTGCGTTATATTGTAACTACCGTGCAGGCTAATCGTTGGCAAGGCCGGTTACCACCGACTAGTGAGCAAGTGTGCCAATGGTTACTAGTTGCATTAGGTGTTCTACTACTGGGACTGTTATTGATTGCTAGTTAGGGTAACTATAAATGTGAGCGCTATCAATGACTGAAGTTAAAAGATTACGCTGTCACATAGAATTGCTGATTAAAAGGAGATGGTCGGGTGCGGCGAATATGTAAAGTATTAATGGTAATTATCAGTATTATTTTAGGAAGTAGTGCGCCATTGAATATGGCAATACCACCGTTATTGGCGCTGGCCGCGCCGGACACTAGTAGTTCTTCGACGATGAGTAGCAGCGCAATTAGCAAAGTTACTGATACCAATGTGATGGCCGTGAGTGCGGATGTGACGAGTACAACAGACACGTCTGATACGAGTAGCTCTGACAGTACGTCGGCGACTAGTACCACGACGGGTAATGATACCACTGAGACGGCAGACACGGCAGTGGAATCTGGAACTGTTGGGACGGTAGCATGGACCATTGACGACGCAGGGGTGTTAACGCTTAGTGGTGGTAGCTTTGCTGATTTAACTGGTAAACGTTCGCCTTGGTATGATTATGCTTCATCGATTACGAATATAAAGATTACGGATGAAATTACGGTCACAACGGCTTCGAATTATGGATACTTGTTTGCTAGCCTCGCTAACGTAGCAACAGTCACAGGTTTAAATAAGCTTTCGATGAGTGGTGTAACTAGTACCCAGTCTATTTTTTATCGTGATAGCAAGTTAACTTCAGTCGATTTTGGACAGACCGATTTTTCAACAGTGACTACTATGGAATCAATGTTTGAAGGGTGTAGCGTGTTAACTAAAGTAAATACTACGAACTGGAATGTCAGTCATGTAAAGAGTTTTAAGAGAACATTTTACATGTGTGGAAAACTCACTATGCTTGATGTGAGTAACTGGGATGTAACACAAGTAACTAATTTAGACAGTACATTTTCTGGCTGTTCTTCACTGCCTGAGTTAGATGTCAGTCGCTGGAATACTGCTAATGTGACAACACTAGCGTCTACATTTTATAGTTGTTCTTCAGTAAAGATAATAAACGCAAGTGGTTGGGATACGGCACGAGTAACCGATATGACTGCTACTTTTATGAACTGTACTTTGGCAACTGAACTTAATGTTAGTGGTTGGGATACAGCGAAGGTAACTAGCATGTCTCGAATGTTTTTTTATTGTGAAAATGTCATCCAACTAGACGTTTCTGGATGGATCACTTCCCAAGTAACTTCACTGGGGAGTATGTTTCAAAACTGTTCTAAAGTAGTAACGCTGGATGTTGGTACTTGGGATACTAGTAAGGTTACGGATATGTCATTTTTATTTGGAGGCTGCAGTTCTTTAACGACTTTAAATCTTGAAAAATGGGATACTGGTTCTGTAACAACTCTTTATTCCACCTTTTATAACTGTTCTGGGTTGACTAGTTTGCTGGTTGATACTTGGGATACTAGTAAAGTTACAAATTGTTTTTGGACGTTTGGTGGTTGCTCATCATTAACAACTCTCAATCTTCGTAGCTGGGATCTTCAATCTGCTACCGCCAGTTACGGGAATTTTTTTAATGGTTCAAAAAAATTACAGCATTTGACACTAGGTCCTAATTTTACGTTTCATAATGATAAGACGATGTACTTGCCGGAGCCAAGCAAACAACTACCATACAATGGGACGTGGCAAAGGAACAATGATGATCCAACCTATACGTCGGCGGAACTAATGACTAATTATGATGGCGCAACCATGGCGGGGACCTATAACTGGGTTAAGACAAGTGGAACGGTGCTTGTCAAATACGTAGACGGCGATGGTGTTGAAATTGCGGATGAAGAGACGTCATCCGGGACATCGGGTGATGCTTACCAAACAACGGCCAAAACGATTGATGGTTATACGCTTCATGCAACGCCAACTAATGCAACTGGAACGTATGACGCTTCGACGATTACAGTAACCTATGTGTACGATGGTAACTTATTCTTCAATTCGTCACCAACAATGCTCGATTTTGGCAGTCATACAATATCGGGAACAACTGAAACTTATGCGCCTACTCTGGATAAGACACTTGCGGTTCAGAACAATGGGCAAATAAGTTCAACCTGGAATTTGACTGCAGAACTCGATAGTTCAGGCTTTGTGGGAGCGGACACTGGAAAAATGTTGTTGGCTACATTATATTACCAGACCGATGATGGAAAAATGACCTTGTCACCTGGGGTAGCCGTACAAGTCTACTCACAGACAACGACTGATCATAAAAGTGTTGATATTTCGGAACATTGGTCCAGCAACTTAGGATTGCTACTAGAAGTCCCAAATGGGGCTGCCATGGCTGACACATACCAAGGCACGATTTCATGGCGTTTGAATAATACCGTGGCCAATAATTAATTAGTGATTCATAGTTAAAAACACAGCTTAGTTTGAAAGGAAGCGTATTGTAATGAAGAAATTCGTTTTGGGATTAATGATTTCTGCAGGACTTTTGGGAGCCACAACGGTTGTGGCTAATGCTGATACGACTGGTTCTTCGACCGGTGATGTAACATTTACTGGGGGAACATTGTCAATGAGTGTTGACGCTACTCATTTAGCTTTCGGTAGCAACACGATTAGCTCCAGTGATGCCACCTTAGCCACTTCATCGACACCAACCGTTACGGTAAGTGACTTACGTGGGACCAGTGCAGGCTGGACCTTAACGGTTGCTCAGGGGCAACAATTCAATACAGCTCTTAATGGGACTGGTTCATCGCTGATTAATGCTGCTTTGACAGTTGCGGGTACTGAGAGTGATTCGGCAGTGACAAATGGCAGTACTACGTTAACGCCGGGGACAACTTCTGCCGCGGGTGCAGCTGGGACCGTCGCTTCTGCTAAGAATGGGACTGGTAACGGGGCATCAACGGTGACATTTAGTGATTCTAAGCTGGCTGTTCCTGGGAAAACGACTAAATTAGCTACGGGGTACACAACCACGTTAACTTGGAATTTAAACGACA
This Lactiplantibacillus plantarum DNA region includes the following protein-coding sequences:
- a CDS encoding TetR/AcrR family transcriptional regulator; protein product: MANIYTPSQKAAKRQAIMTAAINLFAHRSYPEITMQQIAEAVGSSKGATFRYFTTKEDLFMTILLEDYQQYFTQLTTDLAQQPPLSADDFIAWLTTQTRQLIEEHSVLIRLNAIRGPILEGKANMQETITQREALYRASQRLGQQLVIQTDHLLDQSQFSHLFIIQSGIISGLINMAALTSFNHHKLSVDYPDFEIRLIPEAQQQIRYYLTQYLKEFSHK
- a CDS encoding cation:proton antiporter translates to MALLISTGVLVVVAMVSIVINRRWLPRLSVNYVSMFIGAGIAVIPFLNGLIEKFNSDIFIGLIVAPLLYFEGQNTRLNLVGRHVREIVSLTVGMVILCAVMAGLGTSLLAGVGLPLAFILAAISTPTDATATESVTMGRVLPQREQTSLKLESLFNDASGIILLNMAILWYINGYINYSQTLWDFVYAAGGGIAFGGLVSGLIVYIRQLMLRSKLNFINNTYNNGTPLKVIYLMTPFVLYFGAEALGVSGIIAVVFAGLVHNAEGERSALANPQLASDIYQLIGLLSDILNSVVFIVLGIMLLRTALDHSVSYNGSLIWIVIGVILYVANLLARYGYVRLIHHVPNREAWVFALGGIHGAVTFALAFTVAETQVKTTDFNLVLMSESLLIILSLLVPTIVFRWLLPKIKTDTDGAAKMAVIREQMIEAGVHDLWQMPISQEFKAAVTFDLRSQNGHTTVRQFISEWRRMVQHPEYTADEMRELMVIYRQVFQTERDYLQRQYDATHAISEDLFNRLYHEITMAEMVVLEYGVK
- the lepA gene encoding translation elongation factor 4, yielding MKQSHIRNFAIIAHIDHGKSTLADQIMSLTQTVSAREQHAQLLDDMTVEQAHGVTVKARTVRNYYQADDGQEYEYNLIDTPGHVDFNYEVAKSLAATEGAILLVDATQGVQAQTIANYRIAKQRQLTLIPVLNKVDLPSADIDAALAQLNDLDSAFTPEQVLQISAKTGQGVPAVLEAIKQRLPAPQGDLHQPLKALVFDSLYDPYQGVIAYVRLIDGQLKSQQALCLMQGQQDFNGKAIGVFAPQMHPQESLSAGDVGYVVTGIKDPRKVRVGDTLTSVATPTQRPLAGYQPAKSMVFAGLYPKNNDYPALKEAVQKLNLNDPSFTYVEERSEALGVGFRCGFLGTFHLQIIRERLHDEYGVDVLTTAPNVTYHVTLTNGQQVIVNNPVQFPAFSLIKEVTEPFMKAEITMPADNLNAVLKLAEQHKGTLIDLANSGDLIVASLKIPLSEIAYHFFSELKSVSHGFASLSTAFMANEVSDLVKVEVDINYAPVDALTFIVHREDAPNMTQQLVANLKTTVPRQLYPTPVQARVEGKVIARVDVPPLRKNAAVNGEQHSISKKAALLRRQSANKRRASKNTIKLPQSVFNAILSL
- a CDS encoding FAD-dependent oxidoreductase; this encodes MTLAKHDSYDIVVVGTGAAGTAAALEAAQHGASVLLLEKGRHTGGSSNYTEGLFAVDSYLQKAQNINVSATDVLKEEVDYSKYRADSRIWRRYLDDSANTVQWLKDQGVEYEGVQAMGAGEATWHIYKGMGQAVLHDALQPQAQKLGVELLTSTTAITLHQATDGAITGVTIQSAATNETQVINTAAVILATGGYLNNPDMMQKLTHYDTRRLIPVSSGKGTGDGLRLAWQAGAQQYGTGMAMLFGGYLKDPSEPSFKYMASQMETAAGQQPLLWLNEHGERFVDEAVVYNFSYAGNALYTQNQVFSILDQGVINKMAQDGNFMGLGVYVRRGEKMTKLQAEIDAAVAANKPFIFKANTIEALATKMHLPVDQVTHSIQTYNQYCDNGQDDDFGKNPEYLVKVSQGPFYGFELNVGAFCTMGGLKVTTNNEVLDTTGQPITGLYAAGNDAAGLTGDTYGPNMPGTCVGYAFYSGRNSGRHAAQYTHQQSIVSH
- a CDS encoding LysR family transcriptional regulator, with protein sequence MDLDRLQTFLKVVQYGSFQQVAAREYRSQRTVSKQMTQLENELKVTLFERGQNRIQLTPQGRLFWASAQDIVNNYTTALTELRQFNVPTDQILRVGYFSAFEQRLLLPALYDLKQQHSELQLVVRQGSNEHLAQQVADGSLDLALSINYGRPAVTPESQLTAVPIYHNQMVIGVSRLNPLSRLSQLPPSALATLPILYYSPESSTFLLESFLASAPFIQDYEQIRRVSSAEQMHLLVALNQALAFYPAGLVPTKHDEQVAYLPITDAAQQGYDIVALLKSNRSRPLIAKLVQRLKANAKSDE
- the nudC gene encoding NAD(+) diphosphatase, translating into MFQDIQPHVLKNQNDQQRAPRSGDYILIGRQQQVLLMNGTLPKYEDIDADYAFSPDQYQYLLAVDQAAFFWVDVDAVANDNYTVGTTRGFRDLTPAWLAFSSATAAHLAWWYDTKRFCGHCGQPLHPGATERSLVCAACGQTIYPTIMPAIIVGVTNGDKILMTKFLSGYNHFSLISGYTEIGETFEDTVRREVFEEVGLEVHNIRYFGSQPWAPSHSLLAGYFADLNENVAIELETDELSKAQWFQRDQIPHNDTNTSLTWTMIEAFRHHQEK